One segment of Arvicanthis niloticus isolate mArvNil1 chromosome 5, mArvNil1.pat.X, whole genome shotgun sequence DNA contains the following:
- the Ptafr gene encoding platelet-activating factor receptor has product MEQNGSSRVDSEFRYTLFPIVYSVIFILGVVANGYVLWVFANLYPSKKLNEIKIFMVNLTMADLLFLITLPLWIVYYYNEGNWILPKFLCNLAGCLFFINTYCSVAFLGVITYNRYQAVAYPIKTAQATTRKRGISLSLVIWISIVATASYFLATDSTNQVPNKDGSGNITRCFEHYEPYSVAILVVHVFIAFCFFLVFFLILYCNLVIIHTLLTQPLRQQQQRKAEVKRRALWMVCTVLAVFVICFVPHHMVQLPWTLAELGYQTNFHQAINDAHQITLCLLSTNCVLDPVIYCFLTKKFRKHLSEKFYNMRSSRKCSRATSDTCTEVIVPANQTPVVSRKN; this is encoded by the coding sequence ATGGAGCAAAATGGCTCCTCTCGTGTGGATTCTGAGTTTCGATACACCCTCTTTCCGATTGTTTACAGTGTCATCTTTATACTGGGGGTGGTTGCCAATGGCTATGTGCTATGGGTCTTTGCCAACTTGTACCCTTCTAAGAAACTAAATGAGATAAAGATCTTCATGGTGAATCTCACCATGGCGGACCTGCTCTTCTTGATCACCCTCCCGCTGTGGATTGTCTACTACTACAACGAGGGCAACTGGATTCTTCCCAAATTCCTGTGCAACCTGGCTGGCTGCCTCTTCTTCATCAATACCTACTGCAGTGTGGCCTTTCTGGGTGTCATCACTTACAACCGCTACCAGGCAGTAGCCTATCCCATCAAGACTGCTCAGGCCACCACCCGCAAGCGTGGCATCTCTTTGTCCCTGGTCATTTGGATATCCATCGTGGCTACTGCATCCTACTTCTTGGCCACAGACTCCACCAACCAAGTGCCCAATAAGGATGGCTCAGGCAACATCACCCGCTGCTTTGAGCATTATGAGCCATACAGTGTGGCCATCCTTGTTGTTCACGTCTTCATcgccttctgcttcttcctcgTCTTCTTTCTTATCTTGTACTGCAACCTGGTTATCATCCACACATTGCTCACGCAGCCCctgcggcagcagcagcagcgcaAAGCGGAAGTGAAGCGCCGGGCGCTATGGATGGTCTGCACGGTCTTGGCGGTATTTGTCATCTGCTTTGTGCCCCATCACATGGTCCAGCTGCCCTGGACCCTAGCAGAGTTGGGCTACCAGACCAACTTCCATCAGGCTATTAATGACGCCCATCAAATcaccctctgcctcctcagcaccaACTGTGTCTTAGATCCTGTTATCTACTGCTTTCTTACCAAGAAGTTTCGAAAGCACCTCAGCGAAAAGTTTTACAACATGCGCAGTAGCCGGAAGTGCTCCAGAGCCACTAGTGACACGTGCACCGAGGTGatagtgccagccaaccagactCCTGTCGTGTCACGGAAAAATTAA